One genomic window of Etheostoma spectabile isolate EspeVRDwgs_2016 chromosome 5, UIUC_Espe_1.0, whole genome shotgun sequence includes the following:
- the plat gene encoding tissue-type plasminogen activator isoform X2, with protein sequence MIRTLGLLMLLSALCCSLADNVELLRTKRGTRFYRVHCVDSETSAVHGFGDTWLRWRGQRVEYCRCALRGRELCHIVPVINCYVSQCYNGGTCKEAVYTSDYICQCPPGFSGTQCEINTNEKCVVEQGEGYRGTWSISHSGAECINWNSTSLRGRRFTATKGYPSSLGLGNHNFCRNPDQDSTPWCYIYKGTQIVWEFCSMPKCPEDKYQKCVLGSGQSYRGTASVTKSGSRCLPWDSPVVKRKLNNAWRANALEQGLGSHSFCRNPDGDEGPWCHTYKNMKLTWELCDIPKCSRRPAIISTLGPRAPTTDNNNKATCGQRLDNTLNRPAFRMFGGRESDITEQPWQAAINVYQARHRKHFHRCGGVLIDSCWVLSAAHCFEDNDKAEKLEVILGRTFRKQNSTSEQIFKVEKYWIHEKFDNESFDNDIALLKLKTDIGICAVNSPEVLPACLPERGLVLPDWTECEISGYGKDSEFSAEYSERVKRGFVRLWPKERCIPDVLSGRTVTSNMLCAGDTRGLDDACKGDSGGPLVCRNNNKMTLMGVISWGDGCGQKDKPGVYTRVTHYINWINGKIKANPV encoded by the exons ATGATCAGAACACTTGGACTGTTAATGCTCCTGTCTGCTCTCTGCTGTAGCCTAGCGGACAAT GTGGAGCTGCTCCGCACTAAGAGAGGGACTCGTTTTTACAGAG tACATTGTGTGGATAGTGAGACATCAGCAGTGCATGGTTTTGGGGACACTTGGCTGCGATGGAGGGGACAGCGTGTGGAGTATTGCCGTTGTGCATTAAGAGGACGAGAGCTTTGTCATATTGTCCCCGTCATCA ACTGCTACGTGTCTCAGTGCTACAACGGTGGAACCTGTAAGGAGGCCGTGTACACTTCCGACTACATTTGTCAGTGCCCTCCAGGCTTCAGTGGGACACAGTGTGAGATCA ACACCAATGAGAAGTGCGTTGTGGAGCAGGGTGAAGGGTACCGCGGCACATGGAGCATCAGCCATTCAGGAGCAGAGTGCATCAACTGGAACTCTACGTCTCTGAGAGGAAGGAGGTTCACAGCTACAAAAGGGTACCCCAGCAGTCTTGGACTGGGCAATCACAACTTCTGCAG GAACCCTGACCAGGACAGCACTCCTTGGTGTTACATCTATAAGGGCACTCAGATTGTCTGGGAGTTCTGTTCTATGCCCAAATGTCCAGAAG ATAAGTACCAAAAGTGTGTGCTTGGCTCCGGTCAGTCATACAGAGGCACTGCATCTGTCACTAAGAGTGGCTCTCGTTGTCTCCCGTGGGACTCTCCTGTTGTCAAGCGTAAGCTCAACAATGCTTGGAGAGCTAATGCATTGGAGCAGGGGCTGGGCAGCCACAGCTTCTGCAG GAATCCCGACGGTGATGAAGGTCCATGGTGTCACACCTACAAGAACATGAAGCTGACCTGGGAGCTGTGTGACATACCTAAATGCT CGAGACGTCCAGCTATCATCAGCACTCTCGGCCCACGTGCCCCCACCACTGACAACAATAATAAAG CAACATGTGGCCAGCGCTTAGACAACACCCTGAATCGCCCGGCGTTCCGCATGTTTGGGGGCAGAGAGAGCGACATCACGGAGCAGCCGTGGCAAGCAGCCATTAATGTTTACCAGGCCCGACACAGAAAACACTTTCACCGATGTGGTGGAGTCCTCATTGACTCGTGTTGGGTCCTGTCTGCTGCACACTGCTTTGAGGACAA TGATAAAGCAGAAAAATTGGAAGTGATTTTAGGAAGAACGTTTCGGAAGCAGAATTCCACCAGCGAGCAGATTTTCAAGGTTGAGAAGTACTGGATCCACGAGAAATTTGACAACGAATCATTTGACAATGACATTG CTCTCTTGAAGCTGAAGACGGACATTGGCATCTGTGCTGTGAACTCCCCCGAGGTTCTTCCTGCATGTCTGCCTGAACGTGGGCTAGTTCTGCCCGACTGGACTGAGTGTGAGATCTCAGGCTATGGAAAAGACTCGGAAT TTTCTGCAGAGTACTCCGAGCGTGTTAAGAGAGGTTTCGTTCGCCTGTGGCCCAAAGAGCGCTGCATCCCAGATGTGCTGTCTGGACGCACAGTTACCTCCAACATGCTGTGTGCAGGTGACACCCGAGGCCTGGATGATGCCTGCAAG GGAGACTCTGGTGGCCCGCTTGTCTGTCGGAACAATAACAAGATGACTCTGATGGGTGTGATCAGCTGGGGGGATGGGTGCGGGCAGAAGGATAAGCCTGGGGTCTACACACGTGTCACCCATTACATCAACTGGATCAATGGCAAAATTAAGGCCAACCCGGTCTAA
- the plat gene encoding tissue-type plasminogen activator isoform X3 — protein sequence MIRTLGLLMLLSALCCSLADNVELLRTKRGTRFYRDCYVSQCYNGGTCKEAVYTSDYICQCPPGFSGTQCEINTNEKCVVEQGEGYRGTWSISHSGAECINWNSTSLRGRRFTATKGYPSSLGLGNHNFCRNPDQDSTPWCYIYKGTQIVWEFCSMPKCPEDKYQKCVLGSGQSYRGTASVTKSGSRCLPWDSPVVKRKLNNAWRANALEQGLGSHSFCRNPDGDEGPWCHTYKNMKLTWELCDIPKCSRRPAIISTLGPRAPTTDNNNKATCGQRLDNTLNRPAFRMFGGRESDITEQPWQAAINVYQARHRKHFHRCGGVLIDSCWVLSAAHCFEDNDKAEKLEVILGRTFRKQNSTSEQIFKVEKYWIHEKFDNESFDNDIALLKLKTDIGICAVNSPEVLPACLPERGLVLPDWTECEISGYGKDSEFSAEYSERVKRGFVRLWPKERCIPDVLSGRTVTSNMLCAGDTRGLDDACKGDSGGPLVCRNNNKMTLMGVISWGDGCGQKDKPGVYTRVTHYINWINGKIKANPV from the exons ATGATCAGAACACTTGGACTGTTAATGCTCCTGTCTGCTCTCTGCTGTAGCCTAGCGGACAAT GTGGAGCTGCTCCGCACTAAGAGAGGGACTCGTTTTTACAGAG ACTGCTACGTGTCTCAGTGCTACAACGGTGGAACCTGTAAGGAGGCCGTGTACACTTCCGACTACATTTGTCAGTGCCCTCCAGGCTTCAGTGGGACACAGTGTGAGATCA ACACCAATGAGAAGTGCGTTGTGGAGCAGGGTGAAGGGTACCGCGGCACATGGAGCATCAGCCATTCAGGAGCAGAGTGCATCAACTGGAACTCTACGTCTCTGAGAGGAAGGAGGTTCACAGCTACAAAAGGGTACCCCAGCAGTCTTGGACTGGGCAATCACAACTTCTGCAG GAACCCTGACCAGGACAGCACTCCTTGGTGTTACATCTATAAGGGCACTCAGATTGTCTGGGAGTTCTGTTCTATGCCCAAATGTCCAGAAG ATAAGTACCAAAAGTGTGTGCTTGGCTCCGGTCAGTCATACAGAGGCACTGCATCTGTCACTAAGAGTGGCTCTCGTTGTCTCCCGTGGGACTCTCCTGTTGTCAAGCGTAAGCTCAACAATGCTTGGAGAGCTAATGCATTGGAGCAGGGGCTGGGCAGCCACAGCTTCTGCAG GAATCCCGACGGTGATGAAGGTCCATGGTGTCACACCTACAAGAACATGAAGCTGACCTGGGAGCTGTGTGACATACCTAAATGCT CGAGACGTCCAGCTATCATCAGCACTCTCGGCCCACGTGCCCCCACCACTGACAACAATAATAAAG CAACATGTGGCCAGCGCTTAGACAACACCCTGAATCGCCCGGCGTTCCGCATGTTTGGGGGCAGAGAGAGCGACATCACGGAGCAGCCGTGGCAAGCAGCCATTAATGTTTACCAGGCCCGACACAGAAAACACTTTCACCGATGTGGTGGAGTCCTCATTGACTCGTGTTGGGTCCTGTCTGCTGCACACTGCTTTGAGGACAA TGATAAAGCAGAAAAATTGGAAGTGATTTTAGGAAGAACGTTTCGGAAGCAGAATTCCACCAGCGAGCAGATTTTCAAGGTTGAGAAGTACTGGATCCACGAGAAATTTGACAACGAATCATTTGACAATGACATTG CTCTCTTGAAGCTGAAGACGGACATTGGCATCTGTGCTGTGAACTCCCCCGAGGTTCTTCCTGCATGTCTGCCTGAACGTGGGCTAGTTCTGCCCGACTGGACTGAGTGTGAGATCTCAGGCTATGGAAAAGACTCGGAAT TTTCTGCAGAGTACTCCGAGCGTGTTAAGAGAGGTTTCGTTCGCCTGTGGCCCAAAGAGCGCTGCATCCCAGATGTGCTGTCTGGACGCACAGTTACCTCCAACATGCTGTGTGCAGGTGACACCCGAGGCCTGGATGATGCCTGCAAG GGAGACTCTGGTGGCCCGCTTGTCTGTCGGAACAATAACAAGATGACTCTGATGGGTGTGATCAGCTGGGGGGATGGGTGCGGGCAGAAGGATAAGCCTGGGGTCTACACACGTGTCACCCATTACATCAACTGGATCAATGGCAAAATTAAGGCCAACCCGGTCTAA
- the plat gene encoding tissue-type plasminogen activator isoform X1 — translation MIRTLGLLMLLSALCCSLADNVELLRTKRGTRFYRGEPDRQPARRTLLIIHIEKSSPSFDTSLHCVDSETSAVHGFGDTWLRWRGQRVEYCRCALRGRELCHIVPVINCYVSQCYNGGTCKEAVYTSDYICQCPPGFSGTQCEINTNEKCVVEQGEGYRGTWSISHSGAECINWNSTSLRGRRFTATKGYPSSLGLGNHNFCRNPDQDSTPWCYIYKGTQIVWEFCSMPKCPEDKYQKCVLGSGQSYRGTASVTKSGSRCLPWDSPVVKRKLNNAWRANALEQGLGSHSFCRNPDGDEGPWCHTYKNMKLTWELCDIPKCSRRPAIISTLGPRAPTTDNNNKATCGQRLDNTLNRPAFRMFGGRESDITEQPWQAAINVYQARHRKHFHRCGGVLIDSCWVLSAAHCFEDNDKAEKLEVILGRTFRKQNSTSEQIFKVEKYWIHEKFDNESFDNDIALLKLKTDIGICAVNSPEVLPACLPERGLVLPDWTECEISGYGKDSEFSAEYSERVKRGFVRLWPKERCIPDVLSGRTVTSNMLCAGDTRGLDDACKGDSGGPLVCRNNNKMTLMGVISWGDGCGQKDKPGVYTRVTHYINWINGKIKANPV, via the exons ATGATCAGAACACTTGGACTGTTAATGCTCCTGTCTGCTCTCTGCTGTAGCCTAGCGGACAAT GTGGAGCTGCTCCGCACTAAGAGAGGGACTCGTTTTTACAGAGGTGAGCCTGACAGGCAACCAGCCAGGCGGACGCTTTTGATTATTCATATCGAGAAGTCTTCACCTTCCTTTGACACTTCCC tACATTGTGTGGATAGTGAGACATCAGCAGTGCATGGTTTTGGGGACACTTGGCTGCGATGGAGGGGACAGCGTGTGGAGTATTGCCGTTGTGCATTAAGAGGACGAGAGCTTTGTCATATTGTCCCCGTCATCA ACTGCTACGTGTCTCAGTGCTACAACGGTGGAACCTGTAAGGAGGCCGTGTACACTTCCGACTACATTTGTCAGTGCCCTCCAGGCTTCAGTGGGACACAGTGTGAGATCA ACACCAATGAGAAGTGCGTTGTGGAGCAGGGTGAAGGGTACCGCGGCACATGGAGCATCAGCCATTCAGGAGCAGAGTGCATCAACTGGAACTCTACGTCTCTGAGAGGAAGGAGGTTCACAGCTACAAAAGGGTACCCCAGCAGTCTTGGACTGGGCAATCACAACTTCTGCAG GAACCCTGACCAGGACAGCACTCCTTGGTGTTACATCTATAAGGGCACTCAGATTGTCTGGGAGTTCTGTTCTATGCCCAAATGTCCAGAAG ATAAGTACCAAAAGTGTGTGCTTGGCTCCGGTCAGTCATACAGAGGCACTGCATCTGTCACTAAGAGTGGCTCTCGTTGTCTCCCGTGGGACTCTCCTGTTGTCAAGCGTAAGCTCAACAATGCTTGGAGAGCTAATGCATTGGAGCAGGGGCTGGGCAGCCACAGCTTCTGCAG GAATCCCGACGGTGATGAAGGTCCATGGTGTCACACCTACAAGAACATGAAGCTGACCTGGGAGCTGTGTGACATACCTAAATGCT CGAGACGTCCAGCTATCATCAGCACTCTCGGCCCACGTGCCCCCACCACTGACAACAATAATAAAG CAACATGTGGCCAGCGCTTAGACAACACCCTGAATCGCCCGGCGTTCCGCATGTTTGGGGGCAGAGAGAGCGACATCACGGAGCAGCCGTGGCAAGCAGCCATTAATGTTTACCAGGCCCGACACAGAAAACACTTTCACCGATGTGGTGGAGTCCTCATTGACTCGTGTTGGGTCCTGTCTGCTGCACACTGCTTTGAGGACAA TGATAAAGCAGAAAAATTGGAAGTGATTTTAGGAAGAACGTTTCGGAAGCAGAATTCCACCAGCGAGCAGATTTTCAAGGTTGAGAAGTACTGGATCCACGAGAAATTTGACAACGAATCATTTGACAATGACATTG CTCTCTTGAAGCTGAAGACGGACATTGGCATCTGTGCTGTGAACTCCCCCGAGGTTCTTCCTGCATGTCTGCCTGAACGTGGGCTAGTTCTGCCCGACTGGACTGAGTGTGAGATCTCAGGCTATGGAAAAGACTCGGAAT TTTCTGCAGAGTACTCCGAGCGTGTTAAGAGAGGTTTCGTTCGCCTGTGGCCCAAAGAGCGCTGCATCCCAGATGTGCTGTCTGGACGCACAGTTACCTCCAACATGCTGTGTGCAGGTGACACCCGAGGCCTGGATGATGCCTGCAAG GGAGACTCTGGTGGCCCGCTTGTCTGTCGGAACAATAACAAGATGACTCTGATGGGTGTGATCAGCTGGGGGGATGGGTGCGGGCAGAAGGATAAGCCTGGGGTCTACACACGTGTCACCCATTACATCAACTGGATCAATGGCAAAATTAAGGCCAACCCGGTCTAA